One genomic region from Magnetofaba australis IT-1 encodes:
- the mpl gene encoding UDP-N-acetylmuramate:L-alanyl-gamma-D-glutamyl-meso-diaminopimelate ligase yields MKHLHVIGICGTAMAGLAALAQDGGWRVTGSDAGIYPPMSDFLAKRGIPVREGFDAAALNPTPDLVLVGNAISRGNAELEAVLDAGLPYVSGAQWLYENVLAKRHPVVIAGTHGKTTTSSMTAALFRSVGWKPGFLIGGIPLDFGHGAQYPGGQFVVVEGDEYDTAFFDKRPKFLHYRPRTLILNNLEFDHADIYPDLEAIRVQFRYLLRSVPRRGVILANGDDAEIEDLVANHAYGPVTRFGIDGDYPFRARLESPDGSSWTLLRNGAPLFTVEWAHLGRHNVSNGLAAAAAALIHGAAPDAVKKGLAAFQGVARRLQVRANAGGITLYDDFAHHPTAIATTLAGLRAKVGENGRIWAVLEPRSNTMRRRVHQAHLAESLVDADGVIIAQPAARGLAADDMLDVAALLRQLQQDGRVRQAHGVDDADGALEILRAQMAPGDHIVIMSNGGFGGIHARLAEAIEARV; encoded by the coding sequence ATGAAGCATCTGCATGTCATCGGAATCTGTGGAACCGCCATGGCCGGGCTGGCCGCGCTGGCTCAGGACGGCGGCTGGCGCGTGACCGGCTCTGACGCCGGCATCTATCCGCCCATGAGTGACTTTCTTGCCAAACGCGGCATTCCGGTGCGTGAAGGGTTCGACGCCGCCGCGCTCAACCCCACGCCGGATCTGGTGCTGGTGGGCAACGCCATCTCCCGCGGCAACGCCGAGTTGGAGGCGGTGCTGGACGCCGGGCTGCCCTATGTCTCCGGCGCCCAATGGCTGTATGAAAACGTATTGGCCAAGCGTCATCCGGTGGTGATTGCGGGCACTCACGGCAAAACCACCACCTCCAGCATGACCGCCGCTCTGTTCCGCTCCGTGGGCTGGAAGCCGGGTTTTCTGATTGGCGGCATTCCGCTGGATTTCGGCCATGGCGCGCAGTACCCCGGCGGCCAGTTCGTGGTGGTGGAGGGGGATGAGTACGACACCGCCTTCTTCGATAAGCGGCCCAAGTTCCTGCACTATCGCCCGCGCACGCTGATTCTCAACAATCTGGAGTTTGATCACGCCGATATCTACCCCGATCTGGAGGCGATTCGCGTGCAGTTCCGCTATCTGCTGCGCAGCGTGCCGCGTCGTGGGGTGATTCTGGCCAATGGCGACGATGCGGAGATTGAGGATCTGGTCGCCAACCACGCCTATGGGCCGGTGACGCGCTTTGGCATCGATGGCGACTACCCCTTCCGCGCGCGCCTGGAGAGCCCGGATGGCTCCTCCTGGACGCTGTTGCGCAATGGCGCGCCGCTGTTTACCGTGGAGTGGGCGCACCTGGGGCGGCATAATGTGAGTAACGGTTTGGCCGCCGCCGCTGCGGCGTTGATTCATGGCGCGGCGCCGGATGCGGTGAAAAAGGGGCTGGCGGCGTTCCAGGGGGTGGCGCGGCGACTGCAAGTGCGCGCCAATGCGGGCGGCATTACCTTGTATGACGACTTTGCCCACCACCCTACCGCCATCGCCACCACGTTGGCGGGGTTGCGCGCCAAGGTGGGCGAGAACGGGCGCATCTGGGCGGTTCTGGAGCCGCGCAGCAACACCATGCGTCGGCGCGTGCATCAGGCGCATTTGGCCGAATCGCTGGTTGACGCCGACGGCGTGATCATCGCCCAGCCCGCCGCACGCGGGTTGGCGGCGGACGATATGCTGGACGTGGCCGCGTTATTGCGTCAACTGCAGCAGGATGGCCGGGTGCGCCAAGCCCATGGCGTGGACGACGCCGACGGCGCGCTGGAGATTTTGCGCGCGCAGATGGCGCCGGGCGATCACATCGTGATCATGTCCAACGGCGGCTTTGGCGGCATTCATGCGCGCTTGGCTGAAGCCATCGAAGCGCGGGTTTAA
- a CDS encoding NifU family protein, protein MRDKVEAVLAEIRPMLQRDGGDVELVEITEDNVVNVRLRGACGSCPGAMMTLKGGIERAMKERIPEVRSVENVG, encoded by the coding sequence ATGCGTGACAAGGTTGAAGCGGTTTTGGCGGAGATTCGTCCCATGTTGCAGCGCGACGGCGGCGATGTGGAGCTGGTGGAGATCACCGAAGACAACGTGGTGAACGTGCGTTTGCGCGGCGCGTGCGGCTCCTGCCCCGGCGCCATGATGACCCTCAAGGGCGGCATTGAGCGCGCCATGAAAGAGCGGATCCCCGAAGTGCGCTCGGTGGAGAATGTGGGCTGA
- a CDS encoding TolC family outer membrane protein, producing MSVFAQIRPAHLALAVFSLTLTPLWSPVAFAQAAATDAAMQESMASDPAPESMAPAAELDGNAMFLEAARLAMANNPQMRNADYTLESAREAIPTARASLLPTIEGSVAFSHSYAKYGVTRTQSDPTALTLSLTQALFNRQAWISYDQSKPNVAAYEHDHTNTEQAVIMRVAEVYLGYLEAQSVRDLARSNLAVIESNLKATIARFEAGELTRTDVSQARARLASAQADLEKGINGVNVSAALYREVVGQAPPKVMAAPTIGHQMDDANLDQLFEKADIRPDMMAQGERVHVAEKSVDFEKAGHWPTATLSGSLSRTLHAETGGNDLGSYDSHSLTVTVTAPIYEGGATESGVRGARADLEAQRATYDQLKLQARREVEQALLDMRSADAVVASLESALKAARDALAGVRDEFNVGARTALDLLDAQNEAFSAETNLIQARYNAELARFSLLSATGQLTMAELEGR from the coding sequence ATGTCCGTTTTTGCGCAGATTCGTCCCGCCCATTTGGCCCTGGCTGTCTTCAGTTTGACGCTGACCCCGCTGTGGTCGCCGGTCGCATTCGCCCAGGCCGCCGCCACTGACGCGGCCATGCAGGAGAGCATGGCCAGCGATCCGGCGCCCGAGAGCATGGCTCCCGCCGCCGAGCTGGACGGCAACGCCATGTTCCTGGAGGCGGCGCGTTTGGCCATGGCCAACAACCCGCAGATGCGCAACGCCGACTACACCCTGGAGTCCGCCCGCGAGGCGATCCCCACCGCCCGCGCCAGTCTGCTGCCCACCATTGAAGGTTCGGTGGCTTTTAGCCACAGCTACGCCAAGTATGGCGTCACGCGCACTCAGTCGGACCCCACCGCCCTGACCTTGAGCCTCACCCAGGCGCTGTTCAATCGGCAGGCGTGGATCAGCTATGACCAGTCCAAGCCCAATGTGGCCGCCTATGAGCACGATCACACCAATACCGAACAGGCGGTGATCATGCGGGTGGCGGAGGTCTATCTGGGCTATCTGGAAGCGCAGTCGGTGCGTGATCTGGCGCGCAGCAATCTGGCGGTGATCGAATCCAACCTCAAGGCCACCATCGCGCGCTTTGAGGCGGGCGAGTTGACCCGCACCGACGTCTCCCAGGCGCGGGCGCGTCTGGCCAGCGCCCAAGCCGATCTGGAAAAAGGCATCAACGGCGTTAACGTCAGCGCCGCCCTCTACCGGGAAGTGGTGGGGCAGGCGCCGCCCAAGGTGATGGCCGCGCCCACTATTGGTCACCAGATGGATGACGCCAATCTGGATCAACTGTTCGAAAAGGCCGATATCCGCCCCGACATGATGGCCCAAGGCGAGCGCGTGCACGTGGCCGAAAAGAGTGTGGATTTTGAAAAGGCCGGGCACTGGCCCACCGCCACGCTGTCGGGTTCGCTCAGTCGCACCCTGCACGCCGAGACCGGCGGCAACGATCTGGGCTCCTACGACAGCCACTCCCTCACCGTGACCGTGACCGCGCCCATCTATGAGGGCGGCGCCACCGAGTCCGGCGTGCGCGGCGCCCGCGCCGATCTGGAGGCGCAGCGCGCCACTTATGACCAGTTGAAGCTGCAGGCGCGCCGTGAGGTGGAGCAGGCGCTGCTGGATATGCGCAGCGCCGATGCGGTGGTGGCATCGTTGGAATCCGCCCTCAAAGCGGCCCGCGACGCCCTGGCCGGGGTGCGAGACGAGTTCAATGTGGGCGCGCGCACGGCGCTGGATCTGCTGGATGCGCAGAACGAAGCCTTCAGCGCCGAAACCAATCTGATTCAGGCGCGCTACAACGCCGAACTGGCGCGCTTCAGTCTACTCAGCGCCACCGGACAGCTCACCATGGCGGAACTTGAGGGGCGGTAA
- a CDS encoding outer membrane lipoprotein-sorting protein, producing MRILWLAVLFAGLVQPGAAQAQQQDFDVDVVDLLKRIDANLFPASGQLFIRIHNETPRGPGVETSLYAARDGGERWAALIAAPASLKGRTLMRQGDEMRVRLPGELGYRHQGWVDSFVGGSFGNVDLFPEPWSDAFDAVVQGRAGPLANLVLTPKDAGRFPFKRLTAVVDVKLAVPIEVRQFGSGNRLIKILHYKDPVPFPYGHTRPRVVEAINGLNTGYSSIMEYGDIVDRAFTEADLAFENLPRVGVLLK from the coding sequence TTGCGGATTCTGTGGCTGGCGGTGTTGTTCGCTGGATTGGTTCAGCCTGGCGCGGCGCAAGCGCAGCAGCAAGACTTCGATGTGGATGTGGTGGATCTGCTCAAGCGCATCGACGCCAACCTGTTTCCCGCCTCCGGACAGCTGTTCATTCGCATCCATAATGAGACGCCGCGCGGACCCGGCGTGGAGACCTCGCTCTACGCCGCGCGCGATGGCGGCGAGCGTTGGGCGGCGCTGATCGCTGCGCCCGCCAGCCTCAAAGGGCGCACCCTGATGCGCCAGGGCGATGAGATGCGCGTGCGTCTGCCCGGTGAGTTGGGCTACCGCCACCAGGGCTGGGTCGACTCTTTCGTCGGCGGCAGCTTCGGTAATGTGGATCTGTTCCCTGAACCCTGGAGCGACGCCTTCGATGCGGTGGTTCAAGGGCGCGCCGGGCCGTTGGCCAATCTGGTGTTGACGCCCAAGGACGCCGGACGCTTCCCTTTCAAGCGTCTGACGGCGGTGGTGGACGTGAAACTGGCCGTGCCCATTGAGGTGCGTCAATTTGGTTCGGGCAACCGTTTGATCAAAATTCTGCACTACAAGGATCCTGTGCCGTTCCCTTATGGCCATACGCGTCCGCGCGTGGTGGAGGCGATCAATGGCTTGAACACCGGCTACTCCTCCATTATGGAGTACGGCGACATCGTCGACCGCGCGTTCACAGAGGCGGACTTGGCGTTTGAGAATCTGCCGCGGGTGGGGGTGCTGCTCAAATAG
- the speA gene encoding biosynthetic arginine decarboxylase yields the protein MPTSSSSPAPVAAWTTEDSASLYNLPGWGVGYFGINDKGHVTVRAGGPDSPELDMLDLIEKVRALGLELPVLVRFSDILHDRIQRINRSFAEARDKFNYTSDYAGLYPIKVNQDRKVVEEIIEYGRPFHMGLEAGSKPELAIALAYLHGGSGVVVCNGYKDEPYVRLALLAMGMGLPVYLVLDRPGELDTVLRVADALKVRPNLGFRVKLDAAGAGPWSESAGGFSKFGLTAGEILDVVGALKRRGMLDCVKLIHAHQGSQITALRAMEESVREAARYFVELRAMGCAVERVDMGGGLGVDYGGERNGEDDSVDYSLSQYAETFVSVMAEACEEADLPHPILHTESGRALTAHHAVLVVDVLDADVPRDAPSLPEFQHEKEAEDADDADEMAPETASLMALVDEVDEHNAADIWHEALALKGAFQRAFLAGRVGVRDRADAEKHLWRIAARVRDVAPQSLFAAESEEEENTVSDYVVDRYLANFSMFQSLPDAWAVGQRFPILPLQRLGERPSRLTAINDLTCDSDGCINQFIVKDGPKPALPLHPLNGGEPYRLGIFLVGAYQEILGDLHNLFGDTHVAHVGLGDNGEWSYQQVLPGQTTRQVLTQVSYDPHHLMNRALALTHKGDHNLGALFAKSFGEALDDYTYLTPEIS from the coding sequence ATGCCCACCTCTTCGTCCTCCCCGGCGCCCGTTGCGGCTTGGACTACCGAAGATTCCGCTTCCCTCTACAATCTGCCCGGCTGGGGCGTGGGCTATTTCGGCATCAATGATAAGGGTCACGTCACCGTGCGCGCAGGCGGTCCCGACTCGCCTGAGCTGGATATGCTCGATCTGATTGAAAAGGTCCGCGCCTTGGGGCTGGAGTTGCCGGTTCTGGTGCGCTTTTCCGATATCCTTCATGATCGCATTCAGCGCATCAATCGCTCCTTTGCCGAGGCGCGGGACAAATTCAACTATACCTCTGACTACGCTGGTCTCTACCCCATCAAGGTTAACCAGGACCGCAAGGTGGTGGAGGAGATTATCGAGTATGGCCGCCCCTTCCATATGGGGTTGGAGGCGGGCTCCAAACCGGAGCTGGCCATCGCCCTGGCTTACCTGCACGGCGGCAGCGGCGTGGTGGTGTGCAATGGCTATAAGGATGAACCCTATGTGCGGCTGGCGCTGCTGGCCATGGGCATGGGGCTGCCGGTCTATCTGGTGCTGGATCGCCCTGGCGAGCTGGACACCGTATTGCGCGTCGCCGATGCTCTGAAAGTGCGCCCCAATCTGGGCTTCCGCGTCAAGCTGGACGCCGCTGGCGCGGGGCCGTGGTCGGAGTCGGCGGGGGGGTTCTCCAAATTCGGTCTGACCGCCGGTGAAATCCTCGATGTGGTGGGCGCACTCAAGCGGCGCGGCATGCTCGATTGCGTCAAACTGATCCATGCTCACCAGGGCTCGCAAATCACCGCATTGCGCGCCATGGAGGAGAGCGTACGCGAGGCTGCGCGCTACTTTGTGGAGCTGCGCGCCATGGGCTGCGCGGTGGAGCGGGTGGACATGGGCGGGGGACTGGGCGTCGATTATGGCGGCGAGCGTAACGGCGAGGACGATTCGGTCGACTATTCGTTGAGCCAGTACGCCGAGACCTTTGTGAGCGTGATGGCGGAAGCGTGTGAAGAGGCGGACCTGCCGCACCCTATTTTGCACACCGAGAGCGGACGCGCGCTGACTGCGCACCATGCGGTGCTGGTGGTGGATGTGCTCGACGCCGACGTGCCGCGCGATGCGCCCAGTCTGCCGGAGTTTCAGCACGAAAAAGAGGCGGAGGACGCCGATGACGCCGACGAGATGGCCCCGGAGACCGCCTCGTTGATGGCGCTGGTTGACGAGGTGGACGAACACAACGCCGCCGACATCTGGCATGAAGCGTTGGCGCTCAAAGGGGCGTTCCAACGCGCCTTTTTGGCCGGGCGGGTGGGTGTGCGCGATCGCGCTGACGCCGAGAAACACTTGTGGCGCATCGCCGCGCGGGTGCGTGATGTGGCGCCGCAGAGCCTGTTTGCAGCGGAGTCCGAGGAGGAGGAGAATACGGTCAGCGACTATGTGGTGGATCGCTATCTGGCCAACTTCTCCATGTTCCAATCATTGCCCGACGCCTGGGCGGTGGGGCAGCGTTTCCCCATTTTGCCGTTGCAGCGCTTGGGCGAGCGTCCCAGTCGTCTGACCGCCATCAACGATCTGACCTGCGATTCCGATGGCTGCATCAATCAGTTCATCGTCAAGGACGGGCCCAAACCGGCGCTGCCGCTGCATCCGCTCAATGGGGGCGAGCCGTACCGGCTGGGCATCTTCCTGGTGGGCGCCTATCAGGAGATCCTGGGCGATCTGCACAATCTGTTCGGCGACACCCATGTGGCGCACGTGGGTCTGGGCGACAATGGCGAGTGGAGTTACCAGCAGGTTTTGCCGGGTCAGACCACCCGCCAGGTGTTGACTCAGGTATCCTACGATCCGCATCATCTGATGAATCGCGCCCTGGCGCTGACCCATAAAGGGGATCATAATCTGGGCGCGCTTTTTGCAAAAAGCTTCGGCGAAGCGTTGGATGATTATACCTATCTGACCCCCGAGATTTCATAA
- a CDS encoding aldo/keto reductase family protein, with amino-acid sequence MTTPPAHWKTTHANVALPPMVYGTAWKKERTAALVEQALRAGFRGIDTACQPKHYYESGVGDGIAAAIQAGVCARSDLYIQSKFTPLRGQDPANVPYDPNAPLTEQVTQSFAVSLKNLRVEQLDGLVLHSPLATETEFTEVWRALEGIHADGGARQLGISNCYDVNVFKWLWANAQVKPAILQNRFYDKSGYDVELRAFCREHGVTYQSFWTLTANPHILQHKSVVALAQEMGCAPAQILFRWLNQSGAVPLTGTTSPQHMAEDLAFTEFELTAEQMTQIAGVIGIAA; translated from the coding sequence ATGACCACGCCCCCCGCACACTGGAAAACCACCCACGCCAACGTCGCCCTGCCGCCCATGGTCTACGGCACAGCGTGGAAAAAGGAGCGCACCGCCGCCCTGGTCGAGCAAGCGCTGCGGGCCGGATTTCGCGGCATCGACACCGCCTGCCAGCCCAAACACTACTATGAGTCCGGCGTCGGCGACGGCATCGCCGCAGCGATTCAAGCCGGAGTCTGCGCGCGTTCTGATCTCTACATCCAGAGCAAATTCACCCCGCTGCGCGGTCAGGATCCGGCCAACGTCCCCTATGACCCCAACGCCCCTTTGACCGAACAGGTCACACAGTCGTTCGCGGTTTCATTGAAAAATCTGCGAGTTGAGCAACTGGACGGGCTGGTGTTGCACTCGCCGTTGGCCACCGAGACGGAGTTCACCGAGGTGTGGCGGGCGCTGGAGGGGATTCACGCCGACGGCGGCGCGCGGCAGTTGGGCATCAGCAACTGCTATGATGTGAACGTGTTCAAATGGCTGTGGGCCAACGCCCAGGTCAAACCGGCGATTTTGCAGAATCGATTCTATGATAAGAGCGGCTATGACGTCGAGTTGCGCGCCTTCTGCCGCGAGCATGGGGTGACCTACCAGAGCTTCTGGACCCTCACCGCCAACCCGCACATTCTGCAGCACAAGAGCGTGGTCGCCCTGGCCCAGGAGATGGGCTGCGCCCCGGCGCAGATTCTGTTCCGCTGGCTCAACCAGAGCGGCGCGGTCCCGCTCACGGGAACCACCTCACCCCAGCACATGGCGGAAGATCTGGCGTTTACCGAGTTCGAACTCACCGCCGAACAGATGACGCAGATAGCGGGCGTGATCGGAATCGCCGCGTGA
- a CDS encoding YqgE/AlgH family protein, translated as MESEESIVGQFLVAMPTLEDTNFHHSVVFICAHSSEGAMGLVVNHPHSVGMTDVMEQLGLNWRRPENNIVYQGGPVSPERGFVLYEEDFGDSGAVEVQSHLFMGGSPEILERLSDAGAAARFLFTLGYAGWGDGQLEEEIRQNAWLVCRFDRELLFATPHERRWEMAIRSMGIDPALLVDGGGQAN; from the coding sequence ATGGAGAGTGAAGAGTCCATCGTCGGACAGTTTCTTGTCGCTATGCCCACCTTGGAGGACACCAACTTCCACCACTCGGTGGTGTTCATCTGCGCCCACTCCAGCGAGGGGGCCATGGGGCTGGTGGTCAACCACCCCCACAGCGTGGGCATGACCGACGTGATGGAGCAGTTGGGTCTGAATTGGCGTCGACCGGAGAACAATATCGTCTATCAGGGCGGGCCGGTGTCGCCGGAGCGCGGTTTTGTGCTCTATGAGGAGGATTTTGGCGACTCCGGCGCGGTGGAGGTGCAGAGCCACCTCTTTATGGGCGGCAGCCCGGAGATTCTGGAGCGTCTCTCCGACGCCGGGGCGGCGGCGCGTTTTCTCTTTACGCTGGGCTATGCCGGTTGGGGCGATGGTCAGTTGGAAGAGGAGATTCGGCAGAACGCCTGGCTGGTGTGCCGTTTTGATCGCGAGCTGCTGTTCGCCACCCCCCATGAACGGCGCTGGGAGATGGCCATCCGCAGCATGGGCATCGACCCGGCTCTGTTGGTGGATGGGGGCGGCCAGGCCAATTGA
- a CDS encoding VOC family protein, with amino-acid sequence MDAKLSLVTLGVENMARARAFYETGLGWEASGQSNENIVFFQAGACVIGLYGRRALAEDANATDPGGPIPYRSVALARNELSKEAVDRVMAQAKAAGATIVRPAQDVFWGGYSGYFADPDGHLWEVAWNPFFPVNADGSLALPD; translated from the coding sequence ATGGACGCCAAATTGAGTCTGGTGACGCTGGGCGTGGAGAATATGGCGCGCGCGCGCGCCTTTTATGAAACAGGTCTCGGTTGGGAGGCATCAGGACAAAGCAATGAGAATATCGTGTTTTTTCAGGCGGGAGCGTGCGTGATCGGACTCTACGGGCGCCGCGCATTGGCCGAAGACGCCAATGCGACCGACCCGGGCGGACCGATCCCTTACCGCAGTGTGGCTTTGGCGCGCAATGAACTGAGCAAAGAGGCGGTGGACCGCGTCATGGCCCAGGCGAAGGCGGCGGGCGCAACGATTGTGCGCCCGGCTCAGGATGTGTTCTGGGGCGGATACTCCGGTTACTTCGCCGACCCAGACGGTCACCTGTGGGAGGTGGCCTGGAATCCGTTTTTCCCGGTCAACGCCGACGGCTCTCTGGCCCTGCCCGACTGA
- the ampD gene encoding 1,6-anhydro-N-acetylmuramyl-L-alanine amidase AmpD, with the protein MSGIDFRQLLSPHCDERPPQCAVELVVVHAISLPPGAFGGPYVDQLFTGSLNPDEHPFFAEIAPLRVAAHFLVNRAGLVTQYVAVSRRAWHAGVSQWRGRQRCNDFSVGVELEGDERTPFAPIQYVRLAQLFRTLQTGLPQLRDDGLAGHEHIAPGRKWDPGPMFDWTRLQQALSCAETRNDWPILW; encoded by the coding sequence CTGAGCGGGATCGACTTTCGACAGCTTCTCTCCCCCCATTGCGACGAACGCCCCCCGCAGTGTGCGGTCGAGCTGGTGGTGGTGCACGCCATCAGCTTGCCGCCGGGGGCGTTCGGCGGTCCCTACGTCGATCAGCTCTTCACCGGCTCGTTGAATCCTGACGAGCACCCCTTCTTTGCGGAAATCGCTCCTCTGCGCGTGGCCGCGCACTTTCTGGTGAATCGCGCCGGTTTGGTGACGCAATACGTTGCGGTGAGCCGCCGCGCTTGGCACGCTGGCGTCAGCCAGTGGCGCGGACGCCAGCGCTGCAACGACTTCTCGGTTGGCGTCGAACTGGAAGGCGATGAGCGTACGCCGTTTGCACCCATCCAGTATGTGCGTCTGGCGCAGCTGTTCCGCACCCTGCAAACGGGCCTGCCGCAGTTGCGTGACGATGGCTTGGCCGGGCATGAACACATTGCGCCGGGTCGCAAGTGGGATCCTGGACCGATGTTCGATTGGACGCGGTTGCAGCAGGCGTTGTCCTGCGCTGAAACTCGAAATGATTGGCCGATTCTTTGGTGA
- the infA gene encoding translation initiation factor IF-1 gives MSKEDVIEMEGKVLENLPNAMFKVELENGHSLLCHISGRMRKNYIRILPGDKVTVQLTPYDLTKGRISYRHK, from the coding sequence TTGAGTAAGGAAGATGTCATTGAGATGGAGGGCAAGGTGTTGGAGAACCTGCCCAACGCCATGTTCAAAGTCGAATTGGAAAACGGTCACAGCCTGCTGTGCCATATCTCTGGCCGTATGCGCAAGAACTACATCCGCATTCTGCCCGGCGATAAAGTGACCGTGCAATTGACCCCCTACGATCTGACCAAAGGGCGCATCTCCTACCGCCATAAATGA
- the parE gene encoding DNA topoisomerase IV subunit B, whose amino-acid sequence MSDYSASHIEVLEGLEGIRKRPGMYIGGTDSRALHHLAAEVLDNAMDEAVAGFADRIHLTLHEDGSLGIRDNGRGVPVDEHPRYPGKSALEVVFTMLHSGGKFNNAVYATSAGLHGVGVCAVTALSVWTEVQVERDGFRHQQRFERGKVAAPLTQGDATRRKGTQVRFLPDPEIFPNPRFTFSRLLEMCRSRAYLNRGVEIRAREESSGTEETFHFPNGLKDYIRAITEKKELVIPEPFEGSAERLGDDGKGRMEWAVAWTLDDDGDVRSYCNTVPTHNGGVHEAGLRSALLKGVREFAETRNLLPKGLTLTGEDVLGGAIVVLSLFIPDPQFAGQTKDKLNNAGVARLVESTLKDNMDHWLHRQPEVASKLVEEVVERAQERLRRKKAANRVKRKTPTSRLTLPGKLTDCISSDLSDTELFIVEGDSAGGSAKQARDRHTQAVLPLRGKILNVEQANSEKFEKNAEVQSLVTAIGAGIGKHYDGDDLRYGKIIIMTDADVDGAHIASLLLTFFFRFMPQLIADGRLYLAQPPLYKVTVGTESRYALDDLERERVEAEMTKRKPKAKVEISRFKGLGEMPPMQLRETTMSVSSRRLLKVVVDDDKLTESAFSRLMGKRPAERFAFIQEKARFAQDTLDI is encoded by the coding sequence ATGAGCGACTACTCTGCATCCCATATTGAAGTGCTGGAAGGGCTGGAGGGCATTCGCAAGCGCCCCGGCATGTACATTGGCGGCACCGACTCGCGCGCGCTGCACCATCTGGCCGCCGAGGTGCTCGATAACGCCATGGACGAGGCGGTGGCGGGGTTTGCCGACCGTATCCACCTGACCCTGCATGAAGACGGCTCTCTGGGCATCCGCGATAATGGCCGCGGCGTGCCGGTGGACGAACATCCGCGCTACCCGGGCAAATCGGCGCTGGAGGTGGTGTTCACCATGCTGCACTCGGGCGGCAAGTTCAATAACGCCGTCTACGCCACCTCCGCCGGTCTGCACGGCGTGGGGGTGTGCGCGGTCACCGCGCTGTCGGTGTGGACCGAGGTGCAGGTGGAGCGCGACGGTTTTCGTCATCAGCAACGCTTTGAGCGCGGCAAAGTCGCCGCGCCGCTCACCCAGGGCGACGCCACCCGCCGCAAAGGCACGCAGGTGCGTTTCCTGCCCGATCCCGAAATCTTCCCCAATCCGCGCTTTACCTTCTCTCGCCTGCTGGAGATGTGTCGTTCCCGCGCCTATCTCAACCGTGGGGTGGAGATCCGCGCCCGCGAGGAGAGCAGCGGGACCGAAGAGACCTTCCACTTTCCCAACGGTCTGAAGGATTACATCCGCGCTATCACCGAGAAGAAGGAGTTGGTGATCCCCGAGCCTTTCGAAGGCAGCGCCGAGCGTCTGGGCGACGACGGCAAGGGGCGCATGGAGTGGGCGGTGGCGTGGACGCTGGATGATGACGGCGACGTGCGCTCCTACTGCAACACCGTGCCCACTCACAATGGCGGCGTGCATGAGGCGGGGCTGCGCAGCGCCCTGCTTAAAGGGGTGCGCGAGTTTGCCGAAACCCGCAATCTGCTGCCCAAAGGGCTGACCCTCACCGGCGAGGATGTGCTGGGCGGGGCCATCGTGGTGCTGTCGCTGTTCATCCCCGATCCGCAGTTCGCCGGGCAGACCAAGGATAAGCTCAATAACGCCGGCGTGGCGCGTCTGGTGGAGTCCACCCTCAAAGACAATATGGATCACTGGCTGCACCGTCAGCCGGAGGTGGCGTCCAAGCTGGTGGAGGAGGTGGTGGAGCGCGCGCAGGAGCGTCTGCGCCGTAAAAAAGCCGCCAATCGCGTCAAGCGCAAGACCCCCACCAGTCGCCTCACCCTGCCGGGCAAACTCACCGACTGCATCAGCAGCGATCTGAGCGACACCGAACTGTTTATCGTCGAGGGGGACTCGGCGGGCGGCTCCGCCAAACAGGCGCGCGACCGCCACACTCAGGCGGTGCTGCCGTTGCGCGGTAAAATCCTCAATGTGGAGCAGGCCAACAGCGAGAAGTTCGAAAAGAACGCCGAGGTGCAGAGTCTGGTCACCGCCATCGGCGCGGGCATTGGCAAGCACTACGACGGCGACGATCTGCGCTATGGCAAGATCATCATCATGACCGACGCCGACGTCGACGGCGCCCACATCGCCTCGCTGTTGCTCACCTTCTTCTTCCGCTTTATGCCGCAGCTCATCGCCGACGGCCGTCTCTATCTGGCGCAGCCGCCGCTGTATAAGGTCACCGTGGGCACGGAGAGCCGCTACGCCCTGGATGATCTCGAGCGCGAGCGGGTGGAGGCGGAGATGACCAAGCGCAAACCCAAGGCGAAGGTTGAGATCTCCCGTTTTAAAGGTCTGGGCGAGATGCCGCCCATGCAGCTGCGCGAGACCACCATGAGCGTCTCCTCCCGCCGCCTGCTCAAGGTGGTGGTGGATGATGACAAGCTCACCGAGAGCGCATTCTCTCGCCTGATGGGCAAACGCCCGGCCGAACGCTTCGCCTTTATCCAGGAGAAGGCGCGCTTCGCCCAGGACACCCTGGATATTTAA